The following are from one region of the Nicotiana tomentosiformis chromosome 7, ASM39032v3, whole genome shotgun sequence genome:
- the LOC117278901 gene encoding U4/U6 small nuclear ribonucleoprotein Prp31 homolog, which translates to MATITNFFLADMEERSQADMDELSQADIEELSQTVVLDEQLVQRNIAPNLSAIVGTAVAAKLITSAGGLSSLAKMPACNILNLGTKRQNNLAGYIEQTDIIQSTPPSLRKQVCILLATKSLYAARVDSIRGDRTGIFGKYLREEIRKKIEKGQDQVSSSTVLG; encoded by the coding sequence ATGGCAACTATTACTAATTTTTTCCTAGCAGATATGGAGGAAAGGTCCCAAGCTGATATGGACGAATTGTCCCAAGCTGATATAGAGGAACTGTCCCAAACTGTTGTTCTCGACGAACAATTAGTACAGAGAAATATTGCGCCAAATCTTTCTGCAATTGTTGGGACTGCAGTTGCTGCAAAACTTATAACTTCTGCTGGTGGTCTCTCGTCGTTGGCGAAAATGCCTGCTTGTAATATATTGAATCTTGGTACCAAAAGGCAGAACAATTTAGCAGGTTATATTGAGCAAACAGACATAATTCAGAGTACACCTCCTTCTTTAAGGAAGCAAGTCTGTATACTGCTGGCAACAAAATCTCTATATGCGGCACGTGTAGACTCGATCAGAGGAGACCGAACTGGAATATTTGGAAAATATCTTAGGGAAGAGATTCGTAAAAAGATAGAAAAAGGGCAAGATCAGGTCTCAAGTTCCACTGTGCTAGGATAG
- the LOC104104687 gene encoding autophagy-related protein 18f-like isoform X1, translating into MGMRNDDQKPPLEGGVVPRSGRGKHGVFPSSFRALSKIVSSGASTVASTVKSAASAASAIVERDNESSHDQVLWAGFDMLECERGTTRQILLLGCRYGFQVWDVEDGDNVCNLVSRHDGPVSFVQVLPKLIASKTADDKFSVSRPMLILCADGSFSGGSNSGEGIGTPHNGAFQHNHNQASATFLPTVVWFYSLRSHSYVHQLKFRSVVHLVRCSSRVIAILQAAQIHCFDAATLEREYTIVTNPVVTGFPAPGTIGVGPLAVGPRWIAYSGSPVSVSNSGRVNPQHLTPSASFPSPAPNGSLVAHYAKESSKQLAAGIVTLGDIGYKKLSRYYSELRPDGNSSQSGSARVKVPGAANGHFPDADSVGMVIVRDIVSKVLVAQFRAHKSPISALCFDPSTTLLVTASVQGHNINVFRIVPGLSGSSYVHLYTLQRGLTNAVIQDISFSSDSRWIMISSSRGTGHLFAISPSGRSVDFHTADACFSACTNGSGVMTKPSAQRTMNSQVLNQQSICGSSPPVALSAVGRIRSGANGWKNTLSGAAAAATGNVSSLSGSIASAFQHYKNYNQYTDPAFLKSNYHLLVFSSPGCVIQYALRMCSGLDSVTTIPAVATTFESGVEVDTRLVIDAIQKWNIFQKQNRKERGGNIDIYGEVGDSDSSKVFPESIKVENGLYSKTRNTITEEKRSSDERHHMYISEVELEMHKPQIPLWAKSEIYFQSFVTDGINVGDVCAFRGESEIEAISTHLVEARSKDLIPVFDYIQASKTQQGRACFNSDHSQQSLPRLEFSGNCNLMANGGYGSHHSMNGPRSEVHCGREVTGLDGRPMTSQTANGFVNSSESPKADSRLAFVNSMESSVKETQSKFVNNNLDGTEMENHFEDEVDDVD; encoded by the exons ATGGGAATGAGGAATGATGACCAAAAACCACCTCTTGAAGGTGGAGTAGTGCCTAGGTCAGGGAGGGGCAAGCATGGTGTTTTCCCGAGTTCATTTCGAGCTCTCTCCAAGATTGTATCCTCTGGTGCCTCAACGGTTGCTTCCACAGTTAAGTCAGCAGCTTCAGCTGCTTCGGCTATCGTGGAGAGGGATAATGAGTCCAGCCATGATCAG GTTCTCTGGGCCGGGTTTGACATGTTGGAATGTGAGAGAGGCACAACTCGGCAAATTTTGCTCCTGGGGTGTCGTTATGGCTTCCAAGTTTGGGATGTTGAAGATGGTGATAATGTGTGCAACTTAGTTTCCAGGCATGATGGTCCTGTTTCTTTTGTGCAAGTGTTACCGAAACTAATAGCATCGAAGACTGCTGACGACAAATTTTCTGTTAGTCGCCCAATGTTGATACTTTGTGCCGATGGATCTTTTTCTGGTGGTAGTAACAGTGGGGAGGGCATAGGAACTCCTCATAATGGAGCCTTCCAACATAATCATAACCAAGCAAGTGCCACTTTTCTGCCTACTGTTGTTTGGTTTTATTCCTTGAGATCTCACTCTTACGTGCATCAATTGAAGTTCAGATCAGTTGTTCACTTGGTAAGGTGCAGCTCCCGAGTGATTGCAATCTTACAAGCAGCTCAG ATACACTGTTTTGATGCTGCAACTCTAGAGAGGGAATATACTATTGTCACCAATCCTGTTGTCACGGGGTTTCCTGCTCCTGGAACCATAGGTGTGGGACCTCTCGCAGTAGGTCCCAGGTGGATAGCCTATAGTGGAAGCCCAGTTTCAGTCTCGAATTCTGGTCGAGTCAATCCACAGCACCTTACTCCTTCGGCTAGTTTCCCAAGTCCAGCTCCAAATGGGAGCCTTGTCGCTCATTATGCAAAGGAATCAAGCAAGCAACTTGCTGCTGGTATTGTGACTCTAGGGGACATTGGGTACAAGAAGCTGTCGAGGTACTATTCTGAACTGCGACCAGATGGTAATAGTTCTCAGTCTGGGAGTGCTCGTGTAAAGGTGCCCGGAGCTGCTAATGGTCATTTTCCAGATGCGGACAGTGTTGGAATG GTCATAGTCAGGGACATCGTCAGCAAAGTTCTTGTTGCGCAGTTTAGGGCACATAAGAGTCCCATTTCAGCTTTGTGCTTTGATCCTAGCACTACTCTTCTGGTGACAGCTTCAGTTCAAGGTCATAATATCAATGTATTTCGTATCGTGCCTGGACTATCTGGGTCTTCTTATGTCCATCTTTATACGCTGCAGCGTGGACTGACCAACGCT GTCATACAAGACATAAGTTTTAGTAGTGATAGCCGGTGGATTATGATAAGCTCTTCTAGAGGAACTGGCCATCTTTTTGCGATATCTCCTTCAGGGAGATCAGTTGATTTTCACACTGCTGATGCATGTTTTAGTGCTTGCACTAATGGCTCTGGGGTGATGACAAAACCTTCAGCTCAGAGGACCATGAATTCTCAAGTGCTTAATCAACAAAGCATTTGTGGATCTAGCCCACCCGTGGCACTTTCTGCTGTTGGCCGAATAAGGAGTGGAGCTAATGGTTGGAAAAATACTCTAAGTGGTGCTGCCGCTGCTGCAACTGGAAACGTTAGCTCTCTATCTGGGTCCATTGCTTCAGCGTTTCAGCACTACAAAAACTATAACCAATATACAGATCCAGCCTTTCTAAAATCAAATTATCACTTGCTGGTTTTTTCTTCTCCTGGCTGTGTGATACAATATGCTTTACGTATGTGTTCTGGCCTAGATTCTGTTACAACCATTCCTGCAGTGGCTACAACATTTGAGTCAGGCGTTGAAGTTGATACCAGATTAGTCATAGATGCAATCCAGAAGTGGAATATTTTCCAGAAACAAAATCGCAAAGAGCGAGGTGGTAATATTGATATATATGGTGAAGTTGGAGATTCTGATAGCAGTAAAGTATTTCCTGAAAGCATAAAGGTGGAAAATGGTCTCTATTCCAAGACTAGGAACACAATCACAGAAGAAAAGAGAAGTTCTGATGAAAGACATCATATGTATATATCTGAAGTGGAGCTTGAAATGCATAAACCCCAGATTCCATTATGGGCAAAATCGGAG ATCTATTTTCAATCATTTGTTACAGATGGGATTAATGTAGGCGATGTCTGTGCTTTTAGAGGAGAGTCTGAGATAGAAGCAATTTCAACTCACTTAGTCGAGGCGAGATCAAAAGATTTAATTCCAGTTTTTGATTACATTCAAGCTTCCAAGACCCAGCAAGGGAG GGCATGTTTTAACAGTGACCATAGCCAGCAGTCACTTCCTAGGCTGGAGTTCTCTGGAAACTGCAATCTTATGGCTAATGGTGGTTATGGATCGCATCATTCTATGAATGGTCCCAGGAGCGAAGTTCACTGTGGCCGAGAAGTAACTGGGTTGGATGGTCGCCCAATGACAAGTCAAACAGCTAATGGCTTTGTAAATAGTAGTGAGAGCCCTAAAGCGGACAGCCGGCTTGCTTTTGTAAATAGTATGGAGAGCTCTGTGAAAGAGACacagtctaagtttgtaaataaTAACCTAGATGGCACAGAAATGGAGAATCATTTCGAAGATGAAGTTGACGACGTTGATTGA
- the LOC104104687 gene encoding autophagy-related protein 18f-like isoform X2 produces the protein MLECERGTTRQILLLGCRYGFQVWDVEDGDNVCNLVSRHDGPVSFVQVLPKLIASKTADDKFSVSRPMLILCADGSFSGGSNSGEGIGTPHNGAFQHNHNQASATFLPTVVWFYSLRSHSYVHQLKFRSVVHLVRCSSRVIAILQAAQIHCFDAATLEREYTIVTNPVVTGFPAPGTIGVGPLAVGPRWIAYSGSPVSVSNSGRVNPQHLTPSASFPSPAPNGSLVAHYAKESSKQLAAGIVTLGDIGYKKLSRYYSELRPDGNSSQSGSARVKVPGAANGHFPDADSVGMVIVRDIVSKVLVAQFRAHKSPISALCFDPSTTLLVTASVQGHNINVFRIVPGLSGSSYVHLYTLQRGLTNAVIQDISFSSDSRWIMISSSRGTGHLFAISPSGRSVDFHTADACFSACTNGSGVMTKPSAQRTMNSQVLNQQSICGSSPPVALSAVGRIRSGANGWKNTLSGAAAAATGNVSSLSGSIASAFQHYKNYNQYTDPAFLKSNYHLLVFSSPGCVIQYALRMCSGLDSVTTIPAVATTFESGVEVDTRLVIDAIQKWNIFQKQNRKERGGNIDIYGEVGDSDSSKVFPESIKVENGLYSKTRNTITEEKRSSDERHHMYISEVELEMHKPQIPLWAKSEIYFQSFVTDGINVGDVCAFRGESEIEAISTHLVEARSKDLIPVFDYIQASKTQQGRACFNSDHSQQSLPRLEFSGNCNLMANGGYGSHHSMNGPRSEVHCGREVTGLDGRPMTSQTANGFVNSSESPKADSRLAFVNSMESSVKETQSKFVNNNLDGTEMENHFEDEVDDVD, from the exons ATGTTGGAATGTGAGAGAGGCACAACTCGGCAAATTTTGCTCCTGGGGTGTCGTTATGGCTTCCAAGTTTGGGATGTTGAAGATGGTGATAATGTGTGCAACTTAGTTTCCAGGCATGATGGTCCTGTTTCTTTTGTGCAAGTGTTACCGAAACTAATAGCATCGAAGACTGCTGACGACAAATTTTCTGTTAGTCGCCCAATGTTGATACTTTGTGCCGATGGATCTTTTTCTGGTGGTAGTAACAGTGGGGAGGGCATAGGAACTCCTCATAATGGAGCCTTCCAACATAATCATAACCAAGCAAGTGCCACTTTTCTGCCTACTGTTGTTTGGTTTTATTCCTTGAGATCTCACTCTTACGTGCATCAATTGAAGTTCAGATCAGTTGTTCACTTGGTAAGGTGCAGCTCCCGAGTGATTGCAATCTTACAAGCAGCTCAG ATACACTGTTTTGATGCTGCAACTCTAGAGAGGGAATATACTATTGTCACCAATCCTGTTGTCACGGGGTTTCCTGCTCCTGGAACCATAGGTGTGGGACCTCTCGCAGTAGGTCCCAGGTGGATAGCCTATAGTGGAAGCCCAGTTTCAGTCTCGAATTCTGGTCGAGTCAATCCACAGCACCTTACTCCTTCGGCTAGTTTCCCAAGTCCAGCTCCAAATGGGAGCCTTGTCGCTCATTATGCAAAGGAATCAAGCAAGCAACTTGCTGCTGGTATTGTGACTCTAGGGGACATTGGGTACAAGAAGCTGTCGAGGTACTATTCTGAACTGCGACCAGATGGTAATAGTTCTCAGTCTGGGAGTGCTCGTGTAAAGGTGCCCGGAGCTGCTAATGGTCATTTTCCAGATGCGGACAGTGTTGGAATG GTCATAGTCAGGGACATCGTCAGCAAAGTTCTTGTTGCGCAGTTTAGGGCACATAAGAGTCCCATTTCAGCTTTGTGCTTTGATCCTAGCACTACTCTTCTGGTGACAGCTTCAGTTCAAGGTCATAATATCAATGTATTTCGTATCGTGCCTGGACTATCTGGGTCTTCTTATGTCCATCTTTATACGCTGCAGCGTGGACTGACCAACGCT GTCATACAAGACATAAGTTTTAGTAGTGATAGCCGGTGGATTATGATAAGCTCTTCTAGAGGAACTGGCCATCTTTTTGCGATATCTCCTTCAGGGAGATCAGTTGATTTTCACACTGCTGATGCATGTTTTAGTGCTTGCACTAATGGCTCTGGGGTGATGACAAAACCTTCAGCTCAGAGGACCATGAATTCTCAAGTGCTTAATCAACAAAGCATTTGTGGATCTAGCCCACCCGTGGCACTTTCTGCTGTTGGCCGAATAAGGAGTGGAGCTAATGGTTGGAAAAATACTCTAAGTGGTGCTGCCGCTGCTGCAACTGGAAACGTTAGCTCTCTATCTGGGTCCATTGCTTCAGCGTTTCAGCACTACAAAAACTATAACCAATATACAGATCCAGCCTTTCTAAAATCAAATTATCACTTGCTGGTTTTTTCTTCTCCTGGCTGTGTGATACAATATGCTTTACGTATGTGTTCTGGCCTAGATTCTGTTACAACCATTCCTGCAGTGGCTACAACATTTGAGTCAGGCGTTGAAGTTGATACCAGATTAGTCATAGATGCAATCCAGAAGTGGAATATTTTCCAGAAACAAAATCGCAAAGAGCGAGGTGGTAATATTGATATATATGGTGAAGTTGGAGATTCTGATAGCAGTAAAGTATTTCCTGAAAGCATAAAGGTGGAAAATGGTCTCTATTCCAAGACTAGGAACACAATCACAGAAGAAAAGAGAAGTTCTGATGAAAGACATCATATGTATATATCTGAAGTGGAGCTTGAAATGCATAAACCCCAGATTCCATTATGGGCAAAATCGGAG ATCTATTTTCAATCATTTGTTACAGATGGGATTAATGTAGGCGATGTCTGTGCTTTTAGAGGAGAGTCTGAGATAGAAGCAATTTCAACTCACTTAGTCGAGGCGAGATCAAAAGATTTAATTCCAGTTTTTGATTACATTCAAGCTTCCAAGACCCAGCAAGGGAG GGCATGTTTTAACAGTGACCATAGCCAGCAGTCACTTCCTAGGCTGGAGTTCTCTGGAAACTGCAATCTTATGGCTAATGGTGGTTATGGATCGCATCATTCTATGAATGGTCCCAGGAGCGAAGTTCACTGTGGCCGAGAAGTAACTGGGTTGGATGGTCGCCCAATGACAAGTCAAACAGCTAATGGCTTTGTAAATAGTAGTGAGAGCCCTAAAGCGGACAGCCGGCTTGCTTTTGTAAATAGTATGGAGAGCTCTGTGAAAGAGACacagtctaagtttgtaaataaTAACCTAGATGGCACAGAAATGGAGAATCATTTCGAAGATGAAGTTGACGACGTTGATTGA
- the LOC104104680 gene encoding probable galacturonosyltransferase 12: MLKAMQLHISPSLRHVTVLPAKGFKDFIKVKVGSKRLSYRMVFYFLLFLTFLLRFVFVLTAIDTIDGERKCSTLGCLGKKIGPRILGKRLESTVPEVIYQVLEEPSDQTEMRTRPESPQTLDEFIAEMKDGRPDAKTFAVKLKAMVTLLEQTTRTAKIQEYLYRHVASSSIPKQLHCLALKLAHEHSTNSNARLQLPSPELVPALVDNSYFHFVLASDNVLAASVVASSLVQNFLRPEKIVLHIITDRKTYAPMQAWFSLHPLTPAVIEVKGLHHFDWFTKGKVPVLEAMEKDQKARSQFRGGSSAIVANKTEKPKIIAAKLQALSPKYNSLMNHIRIHLPELYPSLDKVVFLDDDIVVQTDLSPLWDIDMNGKVNGAVETCRGGDKYVMSKRFKSYLNFSHPLIARSFNPSECAWAYGMNIFDLEAWRKTNISQTYHYWLEQNLKSDLSLWQLGTLPPGLIAFHGHVHAIDPFWHMLGLGYQDNTTVAEAQNAGVIHFNGRAKPWLDIAFPQLRPLWTKYVNFSDKFIKSCHIRAS, encoded by the exons ATGCTAAAAGCAATGCAGCTCCACATATCACCAAGTCTAAGGCATGTCACTGTTCTCCCTGCTAAAGGTTTCAAGGACTTTATTAAAGTAAAAGTTGGCTCCAAAAGATTATCGTATCGCATGGTCTTCTACTTCCTCCTGTTCCTTACTTTCCTGCTCCGGTTTGTCTTTGTGTTAACAGCTATAGACACCATCGATGGAGAACGAAAATGTTCGACCCTAG GTTGCTTGGGGAAAAAAATTGGACCAAGGATTTTGGGGAAACGGCTTGAATCAACT GTTCCCGAGGTGATATACCAAGTATTAGAGGAACCTTCGGACCAAACTGAAATGCGAACAAGGCCCGAATCTCCTCAAACATTAGATGAGTTTATTGCAGAAATGAAGGATGGAAGACCAGACGCAAAAACCTTTGCTGTCAAGCTCAAAGCTATG GTCACACTGCTAGAACAGACGACGAGAACTgccaaaatccaagaatacctgTATCGACATGTGGCATCTAGTAGCATCCCAAAACAGCTGCACTGCCTTGCTCTCAAGCTCGCGCATGAGCATTCCACCAATTCCAATGCCCGTCTCCAATTACCATCGCCTGAACTTGTCCCCGCCCTTGTTGATAACTCATACTTCCATTTCGTCCTTGCCTCTGACAATGTTCTTGCTGCTTCAGTTGTTGCTTCATCACTCGTGCAGAATTTCTTGCGCCCTGAAAAAATAGTCCTTCACATAATCACAGATAGAAAAACCTATGCACCTATGCAAGCTTGGTTTTCATTGCATCCTTTAACACCGGCTGTCATTGAGGTTAAAGGGTTGCATCATTTCGATTGGTTCACAAAGGGGAAGGTACCGGTTCTGGAAGCTATGGAGAAAGACCAAAAAGCTAGATCACagttcaggggagggtcatcagcaATTGTGGCAAACAAAACTGAGAAGCCTAAGATCATCGCAGCAAAATTACAAGCACTCAGTCCCAAGTATAATTCACTAATGAACCACATAAGGATACATTTGCCAGAG TTGTATCCCAGTCTGGATAAGGTAGTATTCCTGGATGATGACATCGTCGTTCAAACGGATCTTTCACCTCTATGGGACATTGACATGAATGGCAAGGTGAACGGAGCAGTGGAGACATGCAGGGGAGGGGACAAGTATGTCATGTCAAAGCGCTTCAAAAGTTATTTAAACTTCTCCCATCCTCTAATAGCAAGAAGCTTTAATCCCAGCGAATGCGCGTGGGCCTATGGCATGAATATTTTTGATCTAGAAGCATGGAGGAAAACAAATATAAGTCAGACATACCACTACTGGCTCGAACAG AACTTGAAATCGGACCTAAGTTTATGGCAGCTAGGGACATTACCTCCTGGTCTAATTGCATTTCATGGCCACGTCCACGCCATTGATCCCTTTTGGCACATGCTAGGACTGGGGTACCAAGATAATACAACTGTAGCGGAAGCTCAAAATGCTGGTGTGATCCACTTCAACGGTCGAGCAAAACCTTGGCTAGATATAGCATTTCCACAACTTCGTCCATTGTGGACAAAGTACGTTAACTTCTCTGATAAATTTATCAAAAGCTGTCATATTAGAGCATCTTGA